A genomic window from Solanum dulcamara chromosome 11, daSolDulc1.2, whole genome shotgun sequence includes:
- the LOC129872592 gene encoding protein PHLOEM PROTEIN 2-LIKE A9-like: MASKSLHYQGNHTFSKTEKKDDAELIQVNWLEVTGCIDNVNIEKKTSYDIEFTMSLMTDAFGWSNSPVYLMAKWGDNTQWRKVNLTSDQINVTKMISKNITIAKGKGNNVDKIYFGLYEVWNKKWKGGLKIHYVNLIEI, translated from the exons ATGGCTTCAAAATCTCTTCACTATCAAGGCAATCACACATTCTCTAAAACAGAAAAG AAGGATGATGCAGAACTTATACAAGTAAATTGGTTGGAGGTAACTGGTTGCATTGACAATGTTAATATAGAGAAGAAAACGTCATATGATATTGAGTTTACAATGTCATTGATGACTGATGCATTTGGTTGGAGCAATTCACCAGTTTATCTTATGGCTAAATGGGGAGATAATACTCAATGGAGAAAGGTGAATTTGACTAGTGATCAGATTAATGTTACAAAGATGATATCAAAAAATATTACGATAGCAAAAGGGAAGGGGAACAATGTTGATAAGATTTATTTTGGATTGTATGAAGTCTGGAACAAAAAGTGGAAAGGAGGTCTCAAAATTCATTATGTAAACTTGATCGAGATCTAG